In Helicobacter ibis, a genomic segment contains:
- a CDS encoding glycosyltransferase family 9 protein, whose protein sequence is MKILILKLGYSETLDPEMGKIVSLGDVVRCTVILEALKNKYKDANITWLISQEAFPLIVDNPHINRILIWDEFVPFALMREQFDMVVNLEKIHGVCALADMIQAWEKVGFRFDVLSGDYSAYEKSKSATSYIAQKASGEIQHKIWQQVLVEMVGCEWRGQEYSLGYSPTTKERVQVGLNYQVGSKWPTKAMKNEKWDALAKMLENNNISYSYQQGMQNLYDYMDWISGCDVLVSHDSLGAHLALAMKKSVIILFGATTGEEIYYYNRGISIYPKVKKVAYECLPCYNPTCIKNIHCMDFIDLDDILDNVKGFLKDRND, encoded by the coding sequence GTGAAAATATTAATTTTAAAACTTGGTTATTCTGAAACGCTTGATCCTGAAATGGGTAAAATAGTAAGTCTTGGAGATGTTGTTCGTTGCACGGTTATTTTAGAGGCATTAAAAAATAAATATAAAGACGCAAATATAACTTGGCTAATTTCACAAGAAGCATTTCCATTAATAGTCGATAATCCACATATAAATAGAATCTTAATTTGGGATGAATTTGTCCCTTTTGCTTTGATGAGAGAGCAGTTTGATATGGTTGTGAATTTAGAGAAGATTCATGGTGTGTGTGCTTTAGCTGATATGATACAGGCTTGGGAGAAAGTTGGATTTAGATTTGATGTATTAAGTGGGGATTATAGTGCTTATGAGAAATCTAAGAGTGCAACTTCATATATAGCACAAAAGGCAAGTGGAGAAATACAACATAAAATTTGGCAACAAGTATTAGTTGAGATGGTCGGTTGTGAATGGCGTGGACAAGAATATTCGTTAGGATATAGTCCAACAACTAAAGAAAGAGTGCAAGTTGGACTTAATTATCAAGTGGGTTCTAAATGGCCCACTAAAGCTATGAAAAATGAAAAATGGGATGCTCTAGCTAAAATGCTAGAAAATAATAATATAAGCTACTCATACCAGCAAGGAATGCAGAATTTATATGATTATATGGATTGGATTAGTGGTTGCGATGTGCTTGTTAGTCATGATTCTTTGGGTGCTCATTTGGCATTAGCCATGAAAAAAAGTGTAATCATATTGTTTGGTGCTACAACTGGAGAAGAGATATATTATTATAATCGTGGAATTTCAATTTATCCAAAGGTGAAAAAAGTAGCTTATGAATGTTTGCCATGTTATAATCCAACTTGTATAAAGAATATTCATTGTATGGATTTTATTGATTTAGACGATATTTTGGATAATGTAAAGGGATTTTTGAAGGATAGAAATGATTAG
- a CDS encoding glycosyltransferase family 2 protein, with the protein MISISITTYNRSRLLKRCLESVRRQSFSDYEVLILDDCSSDDTSEVVKEFTKDTRFRYIKYEKNLGWGDKVVNEAQNKGYYNGDFVWLFSDDEYMYGEDSLRLVAEALNKHKDTDFVAIDYGFAYEDIEAFDYGYNDPLPETFLYDELSQKQKEILSTKHKVIYSKEFLDRERPFFNGNFNSKNDVCCEVDYERLFKVAKMAYVSGAVQIFGITENARTKYLDFYNWIVATGQTSALADTKKECHRLLKLHYSSSYPLCLNAFFSWGGDGLADTLAEFYGRDDFSSVVRKFAQIYKDAFQDTLYEYYSKFNNMLPTLKERQEAIQNAKNIVLYPHTHYTKDIKKYLEAKGKNILFVADDYKEGYKRFDDVIGSEADLVFISSGHPRIVWNMLNKFKDSKIKVVTLLLKDESYK; encoded by the coding sequence ATGATTAGTATATCAATTACAACCTATAATAGATCGAGGCTTTTAAAGAGGTGTTTGGAATCTGTAAGAAGACAAAGTTTTAGCGACTATGAAGTTTTGATATTAGATGATTGCTCTAGTGATGATACAAGTGAAGTTGTAAAGGAATTTACAAAAGATACAAGGTTTAGATACATAAAGTATGAAAAGAATCTTGGCTGGGGAGATAAGGTAGTAAATGAAGCACAAAATAAAGGATATTATAATGGTGATTTTGTGTGGTTGTTTTCTGATGATGAGTATATGTATGGAGAAGATTCTTTAAGGCTTGTAGCAGAGGCATTAAATAAACATAAAGATACCGATTTTGTAGCAATTGACTATGGTTTTGCTTATGAAGATATTGAAGCATTTGATTATGGGTATAACGATCCTTTGCCAGAGACTTTTTTATATGATGAATTATCACAAAAACAAAAAGAAATTCTGAGCACAAAACACAAAGTTATTTATTCTAAGGAATTTTTAGATAGAGAGAGACCATTTTTTAATGGAAATTTTAATAGCAAAAATGATGTTTGCTGTGAAGTTGATTATGAAAGATTATTTAAAGTTGCAAAAATGGCATATGTGAGTGGTGCGGTGCAAATTTTTGGCATTACAGAAAATGCAAGAACAAAATATTTAGACTTTTATAACTGGATAGTAGCCACAGGACAGACTTCAGCGCTAGCAGATACAAAGAAAGAATGTCATAGACTGCTAAAACTGCATTATAGTAGCTCTTATCCATTGTGTTTGAACGCATTTTTTTCATGGGGTGGAGATGGATTGGCTGATACTTTGGCAGAATTTTATGGTAGAGATGATTTTTCTAGTGTTGTTAGGAAGTTTGCACAAATTTATAAAGATGCTTTTCAAGATACTTTGTATGAGTATTATTCTAAATTTAATAATATGCTACCAACTCTAAAAGAAAGACAAGAAGCAATACAAAATGCTAAAAATATTGTCTTATATCCTCATACACACTATACAAAAGATATAAAAAAATACTTAGAAGCTAAAGGTAAAAATATTCTCTTTGTAGCAGATGATTATAAAGAAGGATATAAAAGGTTTGATGATGTCATAGGGAGTGAAGCTGACTTGGTGTTTATAAGCAGTGGGCACCCTAGAATTGTTTGGAATATGTTAAATAAATTTAAAGATTCTAAAATCAAAGTTGTGACTTTATTATTGAAAGATGAAAGTTATAAATGA
- a CDS encoding glycosyltransferase, whose protein sequence is MIYFIIDVMRKGGGAQKVLSIMLPHLKDRVELIVLKRTENLLEIPSIKTHYILESESEALLPNSFLILDKITQIAKDSTLLVSFMDFITGYCTSLSSQILKVPYYCFVRCEPSFVEDSFPQAYINHKLYELTLQNALKVVCNSSSSCNDVITNFGVAKDRVELLYNPIDTQSIDRLKNEEFTFNKKEGEIFCVAVGRLHAQKNYKTLLESFKLLQDEDSSFHLYILGDGEQRGELEEYILQNNLKNITLCGFQKNIYVFLKHADIFIHASLSEGFPNVLLEAAYLKKPLVLSDIPVHREIFCEDSSVFFESSSALLLKEGIKKAHINKDALVTNTEGAIQKYLQNGFFEKLDDIFKVHWGSPRIMRHGSPKVALGKPSDNEAMDKNMGQ, encoded by the coding sequence ATGATATATTTTATCATTGATGTAATGCGTAAAGGCGGTGGAGCACAAAAGGTGCTATCAATCATGCTACCACATTTGAAAGATAGAGTAGAGTTAATAGTCTTAAAAAGAACAGAAAATCTACTTGAGATTCCTAGCATAAAGACACACTATATCCTAGAGAGCGAGAGTGAAGCACTGCTTCCAAATAGCTTTCTTATCTTAGATAAAATCACACAAATTGCAAAAGATTCCACACTTTTGGTGTCGTTTATGGATTTTATTACTGGGTATTGCACTTCTCTTTCTTCACAGATTTTAAAGGTGCCTTATTATTGCTTTGTGCGTTGTGAGCCTAGCTTTGTAGAAGATTCATTTCCACAGGCATATATTAATCACAAGCTATATGAATTAACACTGCAAAATGCACTAAAAGTTGTGTGTAACTCTAGTAGCTCTTGTAATGATGTTATAACAAATTTTGGTGTGGCAAAAGATAGAGTAGAGCTTTTGTATAACCCCATAGATACGCAAAGTATAGACAGATTAAAAAATGAAGAATTTACTTTTAATAAAAAAGAAGGAGAGATTTTTTGCGTTGCAGTTGGTAGGCTTCATGCACAGAAAAATTATAAAACTTTACTAGAATCTTTTAAGCTACTGCAAGATGAAGATTCTAGCTTTCATCTTTATATCTTAGGCGATGGAGAGCAAAGAGGAGAGCTAGAAGAGTATATTTTGCAAAATAATTTAAAAAACATCACTCTTTGTGGCTTTCAAAAAAACATTTATGTTTTTTTGAAACATGCTGATATTTTTATCCATGCCTCATTATCCGAGGGCTTCCCCAATGTGCTTTTGGAAGCTGCGTATTTAAAAAAGCCATTGGTTTTATCTGATATTCCTGTGCATAGAGAGATATTTTGTGAAGATTCTTCTGTGTTTTTTGAATCTAGTAGTGCATTGTTGTTAAAGGAAGGCATAAAAAAAGCCCATATAAACAAAGATGCTCTAGTTACAAACACAGAAGGAGCGATACAAAAATATCTGCAAAATGGCTTTTTTGAAAAATTAGATGATATTTTTAAAGTGCATTGGGGAAGCCCTCGTATAATGAGGCATGGATCGCCAAAAGTCGCATTGGGGAAGCCCTCGGATAATGAGGCAATGGATAAAAATATGGGGCAATAA
- the asnB gene encoding asparagine synthase (glutamine-hydrolyzing) — protein sequence MCAIVGIYGENSNLSTLDSMLEALKNRGLDCRYKKDFGIFKAGMNRLSINDIEGGIQPFSNKNSDIFVFFNGEIYNHKALREDLQKDGIGFSTTCDGEVLPYLYEKYGSDCFSRLDGMFAICVYEAKSKKIILARDSMGEKPLYYYKDSAGFAFSSLIAPLKKIANVSLNKKAIWDYFTFGFIPESKCIYNEICVVPRGGVLEFCNGEIEIKHFSPKVSKIDFSKDLVTLTREIVSKSVEDRLLSDCKVGAFLSGGLDSSIVCVLARDKLEQSFNISFLDDFDPYCSFANEGEYAKEVAKFLGLNHTEVKVGSSEFLNVLDDFIDSIDQPFGVVSGIGVKIIARIAKEQGIKVLLSGDGADELFGGYAWYPKLCFNNPKFITKEKPKGWHYYAFESEKRAFCGEFFDKPYSSLGHFPYLDFKEIAPLDCINFDREFYLKNEMMMKLDRMTMSEGVEGRACFVSPSIVKFCKDLSYEILLKNGTKWLLKEAFRDSLPLNIIEREKHGFNPPIDYWMQTSWKGLLDEVLSPQNSLVLNGIIKSREDFYSVIERRQVGFGNIGFFVLTLGMWLDRERI from the coding sequence ATGTGTGCGATTGTCGGAATTTATGGAGAAAATAGTAATCTTAGCACATTAGATTCAATGCTTGAAGCACTTAAGAATCGTGGGCTTGATTGTAGATATAAAAAAGATTTTGGAATCTTTAAAGCAGGTATGAATCGCCTAAGTATCAATGATATAGAAGGTGGGATTCAGCCATTTTCTAATAAGAATTCTGATATTTTTGTGTTTTTTAATGGGGAGATTTATAACCATAAGGCTTTAAGAGAAGATCTACAAAAAGATGGCATAGGCTTTAGTACAACTTGTGATGGAGAGGTGCTACCATACTTGTATGAGAAGTATGGAAGTGATTGTTTCTCACGGCTTGATGGTATGTTTGCAATCTGTGTGTATGAGGCAAAAAGTAAAAAAATAATCCTAGCAAGAGATAGCATGGGAGAGAAGCCACTTTATTATTATAAAGATTCTGCTGGTTTTGCTTTTAGCTCACTTATTGCACCTTTAAAAAAGATAGCAAATGTGAGCTTGAATAAAAAGGCTATTTGGGATTATTTTACCTTTGGATTTATACCTGAGAGCAAGTGCATTTATAATGAAATTTGTGTTGTGCCACGAGGTGGGGTGTTAGAATTTTGTAATGGTGAGATAGAAATTAAGCATTTTAGCCCTAAAGTTTCTAAGATAGATTTTAGTAAAGATTTAGTTACGCTTACAAGGGAGATTGTTAGCAAAAGTGTAGAGGATAGATTGCTTAGCGATTGCAAGGTAGGAGCATTTTTAAGCGGTGGGCTAGATAGTTCTATTGTGTGTGTATTAGCTAGAGATAAATTGGAGCAATCTTTTAATATTTCTTTTTTGGATGATTTTGATCCTTATTGCTCCTTTGCTAATGAGGGTGAGTATGCTAAGGAAGTTGCGAAGTTTTTAGGGCTTAATCATACTGAAGTTAAGGTTGGTTCTAGTGAATTTTTAAATGTTTTAGATGATTTTATAGATTCTATTGATCAGCCTTTTGGGGTTGTATCTGGTATTGGGGTTAAAATTATCGCTAGAATTGCTAAAGAACAAGGTATCAAAGTATTGCTTAGTGGAGATGGTGCTGATGAGCTATTTGGGGGATATGCTTGGTATCCAAAGCTTTGCTTTAATAATCCAAAATTTATAACAAAAGAAAAGCCAAAAGGTTGGCATTATTATGCATTTGAGAGTGAGAAAAGGGCTTTTTGTGGAGAGTTTTTTGATAAACCATATAGTTCTTTAGGACATTTTCCTTATTTAGATTTTAAAGAAATTGCCCCGCTTGATTGTATTAACTTTGATAGAGAGTTTTATTTGAAAAACGAAATGATGATGAAGCTTGATAGAATGACTATGAGTGAGGGAGTGGAGGGGAGAGCTTGTTTTGTCTCTCCTAGCATTGTGAAGTTTTGTAAAGATCTTAGCTATGAGATTTTACTTAAAAATGGCACAAAATGGTTGCTAAAAGAGGCTTTTAGAGATTCTTTACCGCTTAATATTATAGAGAGGGAGAAACATGGATTTAATCCACCTATTGATTATTGGATGCAAACTTCTTGGAAGGGGCTATTAGACGAGGTTTTAAGCCCACAAAATAGCCTTGTCCTAAATGGAATTATAAAAAGCAGAGAGGATTTTTATAGTGTGATAGAAAGAAGGCAAGTTGGTTTTGGGAATATCGGATTTTTCGTGCTTACTCTTGGAATGTGGCTTGATAGGGAGAGAATATGA
- a CDS encoding glycosyltransferase has product MRNILILADLTSPLMKPRILMLKDLPYRKYILHNANNVALSEEILSSYEGFIVLEHPEIESLKLRYLYSFFYTLYLLVKLNPKLIVVHWASRLYQNLLLALFGKRVIVHTMGGEINKEEDCYGKKQFFTGILLKNAKVVTGKTQVMKDITLSNFPLLDEKKIKILSFGVEDRFCNIPSDDEKIELKIKLLGKNYKNIFFSIRTFKKIHFHKEIISAFLENYKNNDEACLIVSALSCESDYLQECEMEFDLKHQKNIKLINIKHEQMHEFLHISNAILSLKKFDGISQSIMESLCASVFVIASDIKNHAMLLKHKQNSYLINDFKELNDAFCFVLNNKFQNIDNGMLNRELQKKEYSRILKEEFNV; this is encoded by the coding sequence ATGAGAAATATCTTAATACTAGCAGACCTCACAAGTCCTCTTATGAAACCAAGAATTTTAATGCTAAAGGATTTGCCTTATAGAAAATATATTTTGCATAATGCAAATAATGTAGCTTTGAGCGAAGAGATTCTAAGTTCTTATGAGGGCTTTATAGTATTAGAACACCCAGAAATAGAATCTCTAAAGCTAAGGTATTTGTATAGCTTTTTTTATACTTTGTATCTACTAGTAAAATTAAACCCAAAATTAATAGTCGTGCATTGGGCATCACGCTTGTATCAAAATCTCCTTCTAGCACTCTTTGGAAAGAGGGTTATCGTCCATACTATGGGTGGAGAGATAAACAAAGAAGAAGATTGCTATGGAAAGAAGCAGTTCTTTACCGGTATTTTGCTAAAGAATGCTAAAGTTGTTACAGGTAAGACACAGGTAATGAAGGATATTACTTTAAGTAATTTCCCCCTCTTAGATGAAAAAAAAATAAAGATTCTTAGTTTTGGTGTAGAGGATAGATTTTGTAACATCCCAAGCGATGATGAAAAAATAGAGCTAAAAATTAAACTTTTAGGTAAAAATTATAAAAATATCTTTTTTTCTATACGGACATTTAAAAAAATACATTTTCATAAAGAGATAATAAGTGCTTTTTTGGAAAACTATAAAAATAATGATGAAGCTTGTCTTATTGTTAGTGCTTTATCTTGTGAGAGTGATTATTTGCAAGAATGTGAGATGGAATTTGATTTGAAACATCAAAAAAATATCAAACTTATAAATATTAAACATGAACAAATGCATGAGTTTTTACATATAAGTAATGCGATTTTATCATTAAAGAAATTTGATGGAATCTCTCAATCGATAATGGAAAGCTTGTGTGCTAGTGTATTTGTAATAGCAAGTGATATTAAAAACCATGCCATGCTCCTAAAACACAAGCAAAATTCGTATTTGATAAATGATTTTAAAGAGTTAAATGATGCTTTTTGTTTTGTTTTAAATAATAAATTCCAAAATATTGATAATGGAATGCTAAATAGAGAGTTGCAAAAAAAAGAATATTCAAGAATTCTAAAGGAGGAATTTAATGTATAA
- a CDS encoding methyltransferase domain-containing protein yields the protein MYKEHVKILACPKCKGNLELFGEGEFVENGSLECKKCNVSYEILNGIPRFVESSNYADSFGFEWNMHKKTQYDSASGVSASRTRFYKETRWEKCEGEIILEAGCGSGRFTPYALELVGDSGLVISFDYSNAVDAASNKPSKNLLRIQADIFNLPLRDESCDKCFCFGVLQHTPSAKNAIKSLVNSLRGGGAICM from the coding sequence ATGTATAAAGAACATGTAAAGATTCTTGCATGTCCAAAATGCAAGGGTAATTTGGAGTTGTTTGGTGAGGGCGAGTTTGTAGAAAATGGCTCTTTAGAGTGTAAAAAATGTAATGTGTCATATGAGATATTAAATGGGATTCCTAGATTTGTAGAATCTAGCAATTATGCTGATAGCTTTGGCTTTGAGTGGAATATGCATAAAAAAACTCAATATGATAGTGCAAGTGGGGTAAGTGCTAGTAGGACTAGGTTTTATAAAGAAACTAGATGGGAGAAGTGCGAGGGTGAGATTATCTTAGAGGCTGGTTGTGGTAGTGGGAGATTTACCCCTTATGCATTGGAACTGGTTGGGGATAGTGGGCTTGTGATTAGCTTTGATTATTCAAATGCAGTAGATGCAGCAAGTAATAAACCAAGCAAGAATCTTCTAAGGATTCAAGCAGATATTTTTAATCTACCTTTAAGAGATGAAAGTTGTGATAAATGCTTTTGTTTTGGGGTATTGCAACATACTCCAAGTGCAAAGAATGCTATAAAATCGCTAGTAAATTCTCTGCGGGGGGGGGGGGCAATTTGTATGTGA
- the asnB gene encoding asparagine synthase (glutamine-hydrolyzing): MCSVFGGEIGDRVEEFKEANATLIHRGPDFSGEFVEGGVGLFHNRLSIIDLDSGANQPFISSLYPHLVLIFNGEIYNYLELKEELAKEGVEFRTTSDTEVLLAMYVKYDKDSLRYLNGDFAFVIFDTRDKSFFLARDRLGNKPLFYSLKNNKLIFSSEIKALLKVLGVEFDRDEVSKWLLFSNGSSGKTIYKDILEFPKAHFGVYKNSKLHLERYWDLRIDNVICDEALALEELETLLSDSLLLRMRSDVPLSMSVSGGIDSTLLAYVAKNLGKSCEFFGLSFDEFYQFGEGEYIRKLEDSLKINVNIINANLESIRDDFRNLVFAQDEIFRSFSIYAQFLLFKEVSKTHKVIIGGQGADECFGGYYHHVGRYIYKNKEEFENRVNLYGKDALDEYVFGLKCSLGDKLKLRLFMRDNEYGINKLQEFGFNPPSFEHLLDRFKESFDEGLLLDVLYFNLPNLLRYEDRNSMFFSLENRTPFTDFRLVEFAFRLDSSLKFKNGYSKYILRKLLSKYFLDEFAWRLDKKGFIAPESLCYSKLFGVSGNLFDIRLAIFRELEKRK; this comes from the coding sequence ATGTGTAGTGTTTTTGGTGGTGAAATAGGTGATAGGGTAGAGGAATTTAAAGAAGCAAATGCAACTTTAATACATAGAGGACCTGATTTTAGTGGAGAGTTTGTAGAGGGTGGAGTTGGACTTTTTCATAATCGTTTAAGTATTATTGATTTGGATAGTGGAGCAAATCAACCCTTTATATCTTCTCTTTATCCACATTTGGTGCTTATTTTTAATGGGGAGATTTATAATTATTTAGAACTTAAAGAAGAACTAGCAAAAGAAGGTGTTGAATTTCGCACTACAAGCGATACAGAAGTTTTACTAGCAATGTATGTAAAATATGACAAGGATTCTTTAAGGTATCTAAATGGTGATTTTGCTTTTGTTATTTTTGATACAAGAGATAAGAGTTTCTTTCTAGCAAGAGATAGACTTGGAAATAAGCCTCTTTTTTATTCGCTTAAAAACAATAAGTTGATTTTTTCTTCAGAAATTAAAGCATTATTAAAAGTGCTTGGTGTTGAGTTTGATAGAGATGAGGTATCAAAGTGGTTACTCTTTAGCAATGGAAGTAGCGGCAAGACAATATATAAGGATATTTTAGAGTTCCCAAAGGCACATTTTGGGGTGTATAAAAATAGCAAGTTGCATTTAGAGAGGTATTGGGATTTAAGGATTGATAATGTAATTTGCGATGAAGCTTTGGCATTAGAAGAATTAGAAACTTTATTGAGTGATTCTTTGCTTTTAAGAATGCGAAGTGATGTTCCATTATCGATGTCAGTCTCTGGTGGGATTGATAGTACACTTCTTGCTTATGTGGCGAAAAATTTGGGTAAAAGTTGTGAATTTTTTGGGCTTTCATTTGATGAGTTTTATCAATTTGGCGAGGGAGAATATATAAGAAAGCTAGAAGATTCGCTAAAAATAAATGTAAATATCATTAATGCAAACTTGGAATCTATAAGAGATGATTTTAGGAATTTAGTTTTTGCACAAGATGAGATTTTTAGGAGTTTTTCTATTTATGCTCAATTTTTACTCTTTAAAGAAGTTTCAAAAACGCATAAGGTAATAATAGGTGGTCAGGGTGCTGATGAGTGCTTTGGTGGGTATTATCATCATGTCGGTCGATATATATATAAAAATAAAGAAGAATTTGAGAATAGAGTAAATTTATATGGAAAAGATGCGCTAGATGAATATGTCTTTGGACTTAAATGTTCTTTGGGTGACAAATTGAAGCTAAGGCTTTTTATGCGGGATAATGAATATGGTATAAATAAATTGCAGGAATTTGGGTTTAATCCCCCTAGCTTTGAGCATTTGCTGGATAGATTTAAGGAATCTTTTGATGAAGGATTACTGCTTGATGTTTTGTATTTTAATCTTCCAAATTTATTAAGATATGAAGATAGAAATTCTATGTTTTTTTCTTTAGAAAATCGCACCCCTTTTACTGATTTTAGGCTTGTTGAGTTTGCATTTAGGCTAGATTCGTCTTTAAAATTTAAAAATGGTTATAGTAAATATATTTTACGAAAATTGCTTAGTAAATATTTTTTAGATGAATTTGCTTGGAGGCTTGATAAAAAGGGATTTATTGCACCGGAGAGTTTATGTTATTCTAAGTTGTTTGGTGTGAGTGGAAATTTATTTGATATTAGACTTGCGATTTTTAGGGAACTGGAGAAGAGAAAATGA
- a CDS encoding DUF354 domain-containing protein translates to MIWIDVATPKYAMFFSIMIDELQKRGHEVLVTTRYAPNYTEAKEILELQKIPHIVLGEYGGASLLEKFEARIFRQKEILDLFKARGVPKVLICGAVVDSVQVAYGIGIPVVNIYDTPAFTTPKDEACPKELTAVARLTLPFSKLFFYPFIFPKELILRFALDEEQIIPYPFIDVALWINNIKKDSKNDFRIRYGLDISKPTILVREEEYKAHYVKEQIPTIYEVIPLLKKEIDANIVIMPRYEKERLKNDFGNIATILEEKLKPEEFYPFIDLFIGGGGTMNLESVCYGIPTISTRSIWLVHDQYLVQNNLMFWSQDCNEILKIAKENLGKMIDSKSYFVRGECNFDAIINRIEKDILC, encoded by the coding sequence ATGATTTGGATTGATGTTGCTACTCCTAAATATGCTATGTTTTTTTCTATTATGATTGATGAGTTACAAAAGCGTGGTCATGAAGTCTTAGTAACTACTCGCTATGCACCAAACTACACTGAAGCTAAAGAGATTTTAGAATTACAAAAGATTCCACATATTGTTCTTGGTGAGTATGGTGGGGCTAGTTTGTTAGAGAAGTTTGAAGCTAGAATCTTTCGTCAAAAAGAAATATTAGATTTATTTAAAGCTAGAGGAGTGCCTAAAGTTCTAATCTGTGGAGCTGTCGTAGATAGTGTGCAGGTGGCTTATGGGATTGGGATTCCTGTGGTGAATATCTATGATACCCCAGCTTTTACAACTCCAAAAGATGAAGCATGTCCAAAAGAGCTAACAGCAGTTGCAAGGCTTACTTTGCCTTTTTCAAAGCTGTTTTTTTATCCTTTTATTTTTCCTAAAGAACTTATTTTGCGTTTTGCACTTGATGAGGAGCAAATAATCCCATATCCATTCATTGATGTAGCTTTATGGATAAATAATATTAAAAAAGATTCTAAAAATGACTTTAGGATTAGATATGGGCTTGATATTTCTAAGCCTACTATTTTAGTTAGAGAAGAGGAATATAAGGCACATTATGTAAAAGAGCAGATCCCTACTATTTATGAAGTTATCCCACTATTAAAGAAGGAAATTGATGCAAACATTGTAATCATGCCAAGATATGAGAAGGAAAGATTGAAAAATGATTTTGGTAACATTGCTACAATTTTAGAAGAAAAGTTAAAACCAGAGGAATTTTATCCATTTATTGATCTCTTTATTGGCGGCGGAGGGACTATGAATCTAGAATCTGTGTGCTATGGGATTCCTACTATTTCTACACGCTCTATTTGGCTTGTGCATGATCAATATTTAGTGCAAAATAATTTGATGTTTTGGAGCCAAGATTGTAATGAAATTTTAAAAATTGCAAAAGAAAATTTAGGCAAAATGATAGATTCTAAGAGCTATTTTGTTCGTGGTGAGTGTAATTTTGATGCAATTATCAATAGAATAGAGAAGGATATATTATGCTAG
- a CDS encoding Gfo/Idh/MocA family protein, whose product MLGVALLGCGRIAVRHAELLSKGEISGARLVCVCDIDENRAKSFGEKYKVPYFTSLESMMDSHYNYIDIISILTPSGLHAKNTLEVAPYKKHIIVEKPMALTLDDADKMIEACDKYGIRLFVVKQNRYNLPVQKLREALESGRFGRLVMGSIRVRWCRDNSYYRQDSWRGTWAMDGGVFTNQASHHIDLLEWMLGDVESVFAKARTALSDIETEDTGVAVLKFKNGALGVIEATTATRPKDLEGSISILGENGSVEIGGFAVNEIRHWHFKDGLPSDDEVIEKYSVNPPNVYGFGHREYYLHVLDSIINNKKALVDGLEGRKSLELIIAMYESIETGKEVFLQFHPKKCRLGM is encoded by the coding sequence ATGCTAGGTGTAGCATTACTTGGGTGTGGCAGGATAGCTGTGCGTCATGCAGAGCTTTTAAGTAAGGGTGAGATAAGTGGTGCTAGATTGGTTTGTGTATGTGATATTGATGAAAATAGGGCAAAAAGTTTTGGAGAAAAGTATAAAGTTCCTTATTTTACAAGCTTAGAATCTATGATGGATTCTCACTATAACTATATAGATATAATATCAATCTTAACTCCAAGTGGGCTTCATGCAAAAAATACACTTGAAGTTGCACCTTATAAAAAGCATATAATTGTAGAAAAGCCAATGGCATTAACACTAGATGATGCTGATAAAATGATAGAAGCATGCGATAAGTATGGGATTAGGCTTTTTGTAGTGAAGCAAAATAGATATAATTTGCCTGTGCAAAAATTAAGAGAAGCATTAGAGAGTGGGCGGTTTGGTAGGCTTGTAATGGGAAGTATTAGGGTTAGATGGTGCAGGGATAATAGCTATTATAGGCAAGATTCTTGGCGTGGTACTTGGGCTATGGATGGTGGTGTATTTACAAATCAAGCAAGTCATCATATAGATTTATTGGAGTGGATGCTTGGTGATGTAGAGAGTGTGTTTGCTAAGGCAAGAACCGCACTAAGCGATATAGAGACAGAGGATACTGGAGTTGCTGTGTTGAAGTTTAAAAATGGTGCTTTAGGTGTGATTGAAGCTACAACTGCCACTAGACCTAAGGATTTAGAGGGGAGTATTTCTATTTTAGGAGAGAATGGTAGTGTAGAAATTGGAGGATTTGCTGTAAATGAAATAAGACATTGGCATTTTAAAGATGGACTTCCTAGTGATGATGAAGTTATAGAAAAATACTCTGTAAATCCACCAAATGTGTATGGGTTTGGGCATAGAGAGTATTATTTGCATGTGTTAGATTCTATTATTAATAATAAAAAAGCATTAGTTGATGGGCTAGAGGGGAGGAAGAGTTTGGAGTTAATTATTGCTATGTATGAATCTATTGAAACTGGTAAGGAAGTATTTTTGCAATTCCACCCTAAAAAATGTCGTCTTGGAATGTAG